In the Mytilus galloprovincialis chromosome 10, xbMytGall1.hap1.1, whole genome shotgun sequence genome, one interval contains:
- the LOC143047171 gene encoding uncharacterized protein LOC143047171 isoform X2 has product MIRNSTSGNDNDDPERGGRRPLVIDNQGRQMLNDIKNALSHHLKTSKPEGEMSPNIIKPISAPGKSRKAYNKQAMEAIHNSLRPFQHGKDEKNGHSSATSTQGSDESEKNDDIIRQISSLSKQDIERARAVQEPRNGIIKQHTDFKPIPRKLTERSESPSVNSVSHNRSSESDVTSSSLVNGDQTPPPVPPRAPIAQRSQSPPVNVQNSFDNSSVQGKKISSSVVKPLSTSHRQYIASSVPVKQAAQSPQPSPQGSLPVTPNRGMSPVNVQRPVIHQVSSQPVRVPTNAGGNITIRYKQQPPPPYTQTHSNSTGTVIQIHPNQNEQINYYPGYPVEYISSSDTSNVPLNVQNLQMRGSSGSSPMDAWSAKTSSIIMTPVKSQVVQKPKLQTATAPVPNLTVTSQPNFVSSFQAQINPSHSQSLAVTNSNPAMRDVHIKIMRHQNQQEGYNVTSDGTFFHGNGRPQIQIHLQNRAKAQVAPPAYGMYDHFRSDNSTPRSGSPVSRTTNQSPMSMLSTASSPSTNSDVPDKPPPPYPGRHLAHGPVQIVTPIPQHQTTAGMQNIIRNVTSSAQQQNDQPPLPPRAPRPLTEADPSRPPPIPPPPVSKQQQKQEEDTDTETLSTVSESSVHEKTRCTSPMPERKPESREKDRLRKDTLVRNYSPQAFKFFMEQHVENLIKSHRDREKRRLQLEREMAKVGLSEDAQLQMRRMLHQKESNYIRLKRAKMEKSLFHKIQTLGVGAFGEVTLVRKKDVGHLYAMKTLRKSDVLKRNQVAHVKAERDILAEADNEWVVKLYYSFQDRDNLYFVMDYVPGGDLMGLLIKKGIFEEPLAIHYIGELVLAIESVHKMGFIHRDIKPDNILIDRDGHIKLTDFGLCTGFRWTHNSKYYQKDELHSRQDSMDVNCTLDVKCNCGEIQKPLQRRKNRERHRCLAHSLVGTPNYIAPEVLLRSGYSESCDWWSVGVILYEMIVGQPPFYAPTPAETQYKVIHWYETLKIPREANLSQAASNLILRLCCGASERAFVDEIKQHPFFNSICFEGLRHKTPPYKPQIKYATDTSNFDDIDPDKIRGSDSEDEIKKPDHPVNGKHPEHAFFEFTFRRFFDDGGHPYPVKESDNQQEQTKTNESNAPVYV; this is encoded by the exons ATGATACGTAATTCTACCAGTGGAAATGATAATGATGATCCAGAACGTGGTGGACGTCGACCGCTTGTCATTGATAATCAGGGTCGGCAAATGCTCAATGACATTAAAAATGCCTTAAGTCACCATCTTAAAACAAGTAAACCTGAAGGAGAAATGTCACCAAACATTATTAAGCCTATATCAGCACCAGGAAAAAGCCGGAAAGCCTACAACAAGCAAGCCATGGAAGCTATTCACAACAGTTTGAGACCATTCCAGCATGGTAAAGATGAAAAAAATGGCCATAGTAGTGCAACATCTACTCAAGGAAGTGATGAAAGTGAAAAAAATGAT GACATCATCCGACAGATTTCTAGCCTTAGTAAACAGGACATAGAAAGAGCAAGAGCTGTCCAAGAACCCAGAAACGGCATCATCAAACAACATACAG attttaaaCCAATTCCTAGGAAACTTACTGAGAGGTCAGAAAGTCCCAGTGTAAACTCTGTTTCACACAACAGATCATCGGAATCTGATGTAACGTCGTCTTCACTTGTTAATGGAGATCAAACTCCTCCACCCGTACCTCCAAGAGCTCCAATAGCTCAAAGGAGTCAATCACCTCCAGTAAATGTACAGAATTCTTTTGACAATTCCTCAGTACAAGGAAAAAAGATTTCGTCATCTGTTGTTAAGCCATTATCAACCTCACATAGACAATATATTGCTTCTAGTGTCCCTGTGAAGCAAGCAGCACAGTCTCCTCAACCTTCCCCACAAGGAAGTTTGCCCGTAACCCCTAACAGGGGTATGAGTCCAGTAAATGTTCAGAGGCCAGTGATTCATCAGGTCTCAAGTCAACCTGTGCGTGTTCCCACAAATGCAGGTGGTAATATTACAATTCGATATAAACAGCAACCACCTCCACCTTATACACAAACTCATTCTAACAGTACTGGAACAGTGATACAAATTCATCCAAatcaaaatgaacaaataaattattACCCTGGGTACCCTGTGGAATATATTTCTTCTTCAGACACAAGTAATGTGCcattaaatgttcaaaatttaCAAATGAGAGGTAGTAGTGGGTCATCCCCAATGGATGCTTGGTCAGCAAAAACATCATCCATAATAATGACACCTGTAAAAAGTCAGGTGGTTCAGAAACCAAAGTTACAAACAGCAACGGCTCCTGTTCCAAATTTGACTGTCACTTCACAGCCAAATTTTGTATCTTCATTCCAAGCTCAAATAAATCCTTCACATAGTCAAAGTTTAGCGGTAACAAACTCAAATCCAGCAATGAGGGATGTTCATATAAAAATTATGCGACACCAAAATCAACAGGAGGGATACAATGTGACATCTGATGGTACATTCTTTCATGGAAATGGACGTCCACAAATTCAAATCCACCTTCAAAATCGTGCTAAAGCACAAGTTGCACCGCCTGCCTATGGTATGTATGATCATTTCAGATCTGATAACTCTACACCGAGATCTGGATCTCCTGTATCTCGAACAACAAATCAATCTCCAATGTCAATGCTGTCTACAGCATCCTCACCTTCAACCAATTCTGATGTTCCAGATAAACCACCACCTCCATATCCTGGTCGACATTTAGCTCACGGACCTGTTCAGATTGTCACTCCTATTCCTCAGCATCAGACAACTGCAGGTATGCAAAACATTATAAGAAACGTAACATCGTCTGCTCAGCAACAAAATGATCAACCACCACTGCCTCCAAGAGCTCCCAGACCTCTGACCGAGGCTGATCCTTCAAGACCTCCACCTATTCCTCCACCTCCTGTATCTAAACAACAACAGAAACAGGAGGAGGATACGGATACAGAAACATTGTCAACTGTGTCCGAAAGTAGTGTACATGAAAAAACTAGGTGTACCTCACCAATGCCCGAAAGAAAGCCAGAATCAAGAGAAAAGGATAGATTACGGAAAGACACACTTGTTAGAAATTATTCTCCACAAGCTTTCAAATTTTTCATGGAACAGCATGTTGAAAACTTAATAAAATCTCACCGGGACAGGGAAAAACGGCGGTTGCAATTAGAGCGAGAAATGGCAAAAGTAGGATTGTCAGAAGATGCTCAGTTGCAAATGAGAAGAATGTTACATCAAAAGGAATCAAATTATATAAGATTAAAAAGAGCAAAAATGGAAAAatctttatttcataaaattcaaaCTTTGGGTGTTGGTGCTTTTGGTGAGGTAACACTGGTGCGCAAAAAAGATGTTGGTCATCTTTATGCAATGAAAACTTTAAGGAAAAGTGATGTTCTAAAAAGAAATCAAGTTGCTCATGTTAAAGCAGAAAGAGATATACTGGCAGAAGCTGACAATGAATGGgttgtaaaattatattattcATTTCAAGATCGagataatttatattttgtgatgGATTATGTGCCTGGTGGAGACCTTATGGGGTTGCTTATTAAAAAAGGAATCTTTGAAGAACCATTAGCAATTCATTACATTGGAGAATTAGTGCTAGCTATTGAAAGTGTGCATAAAATGGGATTTATTCATCGTGATATCAAACCAGATAATATTCTTATAGATCGTGATGGACATATTAAACTCACAGATTTCGGACTATGTACAGGATTTCGATGGACTCATAACTCGAAATACTACCAAAAAG ATGAATTACATAGCAGACAGGATTCAATGGACGTGAATTGTACCCTTGATGTTAAATGTAATTGTGGAGAAATTCAGAAACCGTTACAACGTAGAAAAAATAGAGAACGACATAGATGTCTAGCACACTCTTTAGTTGGTACACCAAACTATATTGCACCGGAAGTCCTTCTTCGATCAG GTTACTCAGAATCCTGTGATTGGTGGAGTGTTGGTGTGAtattgtatgaaatgattgttgGACAGCCACCATTTTATGCCCCAACACCAGCAGAAACACAGTATAAG GTTATTCATTGGTATGAAACTCTGAAAATTCCAAGAGAAGCTAACTTATCACAGGCAGCATCTAATCTTATATTGAGACTTTGTTGTGGAGCATCAGAACGTGCATTTGTTGATGAAATCAAGCAGCAtccattttttaattcaatatgttTTGAAGGACTTCGTCACAAAACTCCACCTTATAAACCTCAGATCAAATATGCAACGGACACATCTAACTTTGATGATATAGACCCTGACAAAATAAGAGGTAGTGACTCAGAAGATGAGATTAAAAAACCTGATCACCCAGTCAATGGCAAGCACCCAGAACATGCATTCTTTGAGTTCACATTCCGCAGGTTCTTTGATGATGGAGGACATCCTTACCCAGTCAAAGAATCGGACAATCAACAAGAACAAACCAAGACTAATGAATCAAATGCACCTGTTTATGTTTGA
- the LOC143047171 gene encoding uncharacterized protein LOC143047171 isoform X1: MIRNSTSGNDNDDPERGGRRPLVIDNQGRQMLNDIKNALSHHLKTSKPEGEMSPNIIKPISAPGKSRKAYNKQAMEAIHNSLRPFQHGKDEKNGHSSATSTQGSDESEKNDDIIRQISSLSKQDIERARAVQEPRNGIIKQHTDFKPIPRKLTERSESPSVNSVSHNRSSESDVTSSSLVNGDQTPPPVPPRAPIAQRSQSPPVNVQNSFDNSSVQGKKISSSVVKPLSTSHRQYIASSVPVKQAAQSPQPSPQGSLPVTPNRGMSPVNVQRPVIHQVSSQPVRVPTNAGGNITIRYKQQPPPPYTQTHSNSTGTVIQIHPNQNEQINYYPGYPVEYISSSDTSNVPLNVQNLQMRGSSGSSPMDAWSAKTSSIIMTPVKSQVVQKPKLQTATAPVPNLTVTSQPNFVSSFQAQINPSHSQSLAVTNSNPAMRDVHIKIMRHQNQQEGYNVTSDGTFFHGNGRPQIQIHLQNRAKAQVAPPAYGMYDHFRSDNSTPRSGSPVSRTTNQSPMSMLSTASSPSTNSDVPDKPPPPYPGRHLAHGPVQIVTPIPQHQTTAGMQNIIRNVTSSAQQQNDQPPLPPRAPRPLTEADPSRPPPIPPPPVSKQQQKQEEDTDTETLSTVSESSVHEKTRCTSPMPERKPESREKDRLRKDTLVRNYSPQAFKFFMEQHVENLIKSHRDREKRRLQLEREMAKVGLSEDAQLQMRRMLHQKESNYIRLKRAKMEKSLFHKIQTLGVGAFGEVTLVRKKDVGHLYAMKTLRKSDVLKRNQVAHVKAERDILAEADNEWVVKLYYSFQDRDNLYFVMDYVPGGDLMGLLIKKGIFEEPLAIHYIGELVLAIESVHKMGFIHRDIKPDNILIDRDGHIKLTDFGLCTGFRWTHNSKYYQKADELHSRQDSMDVNCTLDVKCNCGEIQKPLQRRKNRERHRCLAHSLVGTPNYIAPEVLLRSGYSESCDWWSVGVILYEMIVGQPPFYAPTPAETQYKVIHWYETLKIPREANLSQAASNLILRLCCGASERAFVDEIKQHPFFNSICFEGLRHKTPPYKPQIKYATDTSNFDDIDPDKIRGSDSEDEIKKPDHPVNGKHPEHAFFEFTFRRFFDDGGHPYPVKESDNQQEQTKTNESNAPVYV; the protein is encoded by the exons ATGATACGTAATTCTACCAGTGGAAATGATAATGATGATCCAGAACGTGGTGGACGTCGACCGCTTGTCATTGATAATCAGGGTCGGCAAATGCTCAATGACATTAAAAATGCCTTAAGTCACCATCTTAAAACAAGTAAACCTGAAGGAGAAATGTCACCAAACATTATTAAGCCTATATCAGCACCAGGAAAAAGCCGGAAAGCCTACAACAAGCAAGCCATGGAAGCTATTCACAACAGTTTGAGACCATTCCAGCATGGTAAAGATGAAAAAAATGGCCATAGTAGTGCAACATCTACTCAAGGAAGTGATGAAAGTGAAAAAAATGAT GACATCATCCGACAGATTTCTAGCCTTAGTAAACAGGACATAGAAAGAGCAAGAGCTGTCCAAGAACCCAGAAACGGCATCATCAAACAACATACAG attttaaaCCAATTCCTAGGAAACTTACTGAGAGGTCAGAAAGTCCCAGTGTAAACTCTGTTTCACACAACAGATCATCGGAATCTGATGTAACGTCGTCTTCACTTGTTAATGGAGATCAAACTCCTCCACCCGTACCTCCAAGAGCTCCAATAGCTCAAAGGAGTCAATCACCTCCAGTAAATGTACAGAATTCTTTTGACAATTCCTCAGTACAAGGAAAAAAGATTTCGTCATCTGTTGTTAAGCCATTATCAACCTCACATAGACAATATATTGCTTCTAGTGTCCCTGTGAAGCAAGCAGCACAGTCTCCTCAACCTTCCCCACAAGGAAGTTTGCCCGTAACCCCTAACAGGGGTATGAGTCCAGTAAATGTTCAGAGGCCAGTGATTCATCAGGTCTCAAGTCAACCTGTGCGTGTTCCCACAAATGCAGGTGGTAATATTACAATTCGATATAAACAGCAACCACCTCCACCTTATACACAAACTCATTCTAACAGTACTGGAACAGTGATACAAATTCATCCAAatcaaaatgaacaaataaattattACCCTGGGTACCCTGTGGAATATATTTCTTCTTCAGACACAAGTAATGTGCcattaaatgttcaaaatttaCAAATGAGAGGTAGTAGTGGGTCATCCCCAATGGATGCTTGGTCAGCAAAAACATCATCCATAATAATGACACCTGTAAAAAGTCAGGTGGTTCAGAAACCAAAGTTACAAACAGCAACGGCTCCTGTTCCAAATTTGACTGTCACTTCACAGCCAAATTTTGTATCTTCATTCCAAGCTCAAATAAATCCTTCACATAGTCAAAGTTTAGCGGTAACAAACTCAAATCCAGCAATGAGGGATGTTCATATAAAAATTATGCGACACCAAAATCAACAGGAGGGATACAATGTGACATCTGATGGTACATTCTTTCATGGAAATGGACGTCCACAAATTCAAATCCACCTTCAAAATCGTGCTAAAGCACAAGTTGCACCGCCTGCCTATGGTATGTATGATCATTTCAGATCTGATAACTCTACACCGAGATCTGGATCTCCTGTATCTCGAACAACAAATCAATCTCCAATGTCAATGCTGTCTACAGCATCCTCACCTTCAACCAATTCTGATGTTCCAGATAAACCACCACCTCCATATCCTGGTCGACATTTAGCTCACGGACCTGTTCAGATTGTCACTCCTATTCCTCAGCATCAGACAACTGCAGGTATGCAAAACATTATAAGAAACGTAACATCGTCTGCTCAGCAACAAAATGATCAACCACCACTGCCTCCAAGAGCTCCCAGACCTCTGACCGAGGCTGATCCTTCAAGACCTCCACCTATTCCTCCACCTCCTGTATCTAAACAACAACAGAAACAGGAGGAGGATACGGATACAGAAACATTGTCAACTGTGTCCGAAAGTAGTGTACATGAAAAAACTAGGTGTACCTCACCAATGCCCGAAAGAAAGCCAGAATCAAGAGAAAAGGATAGATTACGGAAAGACACACTTGTTAGAAATTATTCTCCACAAGCTTTCAAATTTTTCATGGAACAGCATGTTGAAAACTTAATAAAATCTCACCGGGACAGGGAAAAACGGCGGTTGCAATTAGAGCGAGAAATGGCAAAAGTAGGATTGTCAGAAGATGCTCAGTTGCAAATGAGAAGAATGTTACATCAAAAGGAATCAAATTATATAAGATTAAAAAGAGCAAAAATGGAAAAatctttatttcataaaattcaaaCTTTGGGTGTTGGTGCTTTTGGTGAGGTAACACTGGTGCGCAAAAAAGATGTTGGTCATCTTTATGCAATGAAAACTTTAAGGAAAAGTGATGTTCTAAAAAGAAATCAAGTTGCTCATGTTAAAGCAGAAAGAGATATACTGGCAGAAGCTGACAATGAATGGgttgtaaaattatattattcATTTCAAGATCGagataatttatattttgtgatgGATTATGTGCCTGGTGGAGACCTTATGGGGTTGCTTATTAAAAAAGGAATCTTTGAAGAACCATTAGCAATTCATTACATTGGAGAATTAGTGCTAGCTATTGAAAGTGTGCATAAAATGGGATTTATTCATCGTGATATCAAACCAGATAATATTCTTATAGATCGTGATGGACATATTAAACTCACAGATTTCGGACTATGTACAGGATTTCGATGGACTCATAACTCGAAATACTACCAAAAAG cAGATGAATTACATAGCAGACAGGATTCAATGGACGTGAATTGTACCCTTGATGTTAAATGTAATTGTGGAGAAATTCAGAAACCGTTACAACGTAGAAAAAATAGAGAACGACATAGATGTCTAGCACACTCTTTAGTTGGTACACCAAACTATATTGCACCGGAAGTCCTTCTTCGATCAG GTTACTCAGAATCCTGTGATTGGTGGAGTGTTGGTGTGAtattgtatgaaatgattgttgGACAGCCACCATTTTATGCCCCAACACCAGCAGAAACACAGTATAAG GTTATTCATTGGTATGAAACTCTGAAAATTCCAAGAGAAGCTAACTTATCACAGGCAGCATCTAATCTTATATTGAGACTTTGTTGTGGAGCATCAGAACGTGCATTTGTTGATGAAATCAAGCAGCAtccattttttaattcaatatgttTTGAAGGACTTCGTCACAAAACTCCACCTTATAAACCTCAGATCAAATATGCAACGGACACATCTAACTTTGATGATATAGACCCTGACAAAATAAGAGGTAGTGACTCAGAAGATGAGATTAAAAAACCTGATCACCCAGTCAATGGCAAGCACCCAGAACATGCATTCTTTGAGTTCACATTCCGCAGGTTCTTTGATGATGGAGGACATCCTTACCCAGTCAAAGAATCGGACAATCAACAAGAACAAACCAAGACTAATGAATCAAATGCACCTGTTTATGTTTGA